Proteins co-encoded in one Longimicrobiaceae bacterium genomic window:
- a CDS encoding glycosyltransferase family 2 protein, with protein MQRDSKVYVLLLNWRGWQDTIECLESVFRQEHARYQVVVCDNDSGNGSLEQIAAWARGEVEAPLPAGPPLRRFCSPAVPKPIRYVELTREEAEMGAGGDAPLVLVQTGGNLGYAGGNNVGLRYVLARGDAAYVWLLNNDTVIHPRALSAMVRTAEDDPGVGMVGSRLLYYDDPERIQAIAGGQVVPWSGFTRHLGADQTDLDRWSDVLEPDYITGASMLVRSRLLEQVGMLDERYFLYSEEVDWCLRSRAGGWKLVYAPGSTVWHKGGQSVQYKSPLHDYHVLRGMLLLVRRFYPGFLPVAVAYSVYRQLAPKVVRLQGARIRAVLRAYRDFFAGRDPAPARDPGVLPAGARDAPAARVPRERVA; from the coding sequence GTGCAGCGTGATTCCAAGGTCTACGTCCTCCTGCTGAACTGGCGGGGGTGGCAGGACACCATCGAGTGCCTGGAGAGCGTCTTCCGCCAGGAGCACGCCCGCTATCAGGTGGTGGTGTGCGACAACGACTCCGGCAACGGGTCGTTGGAGCAGATCGCCGCCTGGGCGCGCGGAGAGGTGGAGGCGCCCCTTCCAGCCGGTCCGCCGCTGCGCCGGTTCTGCTCGCCCGCCGTCCCGAAGCCGATTCGCTACGTGGAGCTGACGCGCGAGGAGGCGGAGATGGGCGCGGGGGGCGACGCTCCGCTCGTCCTCGTGCAGACGGGCGGAAACCTGGGCTACGCGGGGGGGAACAACGTCGGGCTCCGGTACGTGCTGGCGCGCGGCGACGCGGCCTACGTGTGGCTGCTGAACAACGACACGGTGATCCACCCGCGGGCGCTCTCCGCGATGGTGCGGACGGCCGAGGATGACCCCGGGGTGGGGATGGTGGGGTCGCGCCTCCTCTACTACGACGACCCGGAGCGGATCCAGGCCATCGCCGGGGGGCAGGTGGTCCCCTGGTCCGGCTTCACCCGGCACCTGGGGGCGGACCAGACGGACCTGGATCGCTGGTCGGACGTGCTGGAGCCGGACTACATCACCGGGGCCAGCATGCTCGTCCGGAGCCGCCTCCTGGAGCAGGTGGGAATGCTGGACGAGCGCTACTTCCTCTACTCCGAGGAGGTGGACTGGTGCCTCCGCTCGCGGGCCGGGGGGTGGAAGCTGGTCTATGCGCCCGGGAGCACGGTCTGGCACAAGGGAGGCCAGAGCGTGCAGTACAAGAGCCCGCTGCACGACTACCACGTCCTCCGCGGGATGCTCCTCCTCGTCCGGCGCTTCTACCCGGGGTTCCTCCCGGTCGCGGTGGCGTACTCCGTCTACCGCCAGCTCGCGCCGAAGGTGGTGCGCCTCCAGGGCGCCCGGATTCGTGCGGTGCTGCGCGCCTACCGCGACTTCTTCGCCGGCCGCGACCCCGCGCCGGCTCGCGATCCGGGTGTTCTCCCCGCGGGGGCACGTGACGCGCCGGCGGCACGGGTGCCCCGGGAGCGCGTCGCGTAG
- a CDS encoding capsule assembly Wzi family protein has protein sequence MTFTHPRSQSGAARRRYVPGLRTLHLLVLLFCLAPAILPAQEPSPSVVAGEVFAGGELERYLRVLQVAGKADPVPWSIRGFSLDEVARRAPRDSVHPWADRYRFGTGGGWRPQIQLHAPRTAAVLNSAFPYGANDGAVWAGRGLTTAVQAGVTARLGPLSLTLAPVAFVAQNAPFDLAPHVLSDSAAFADWRRPTQIDLPQRFGEGAYARVDPGQSTLRADVGIATLGVSTANQVWGPGGEYSLILGNNAPGFVHMFAGTSRPVNVGIGRVHGRVVWARLEQSPFATTSPDSATRFGTGLVASFTPRGVPGLELGATRFFHMPWPARGVGALELAKPLETFLKVNLATVIGSDTVEIPESVVANQIASVFARWTLPRSGFEVYTEFATEDHRHNLRDLILEPDHNAALTLGFQKVFSRGADRLLALRGEVVNGEPSHLKRGRRQEPFYVHAATRQGHTNRGQILGSPAAYAGSASTLAADYYHPGGRWTLAWRRILRQAEGDYPDTGMVEKPDVMQALGADAVLFRGRWDLAAGVEGVYNFNRNHDSDVANLNATLGVRVRL, from the coding sequence ATGACGTTCACCCACCCGAGGTCACAATCGGGCGCGGCGCGGCGACGCTACGTCCCTGGTCTCCGCACGCTGCACCTGCTGGTGCTGCTCTTCTGCCTCGCTCCCGCCATCCTCCCCGCCCAGGAGCCGTCTCCTTCCGTCGTGGCGGGTGAGGTGTTCGCGGGCGGAGAGCTGGAGCGGTACCTGCGCGTGCTCCAGGTGGCTGGAAAAGCCGATCCCGTCCCGTGGTCCATCCGGGGCTTCTCTCTGGACGAGGTGGCGCGGCGGGCGCCCCGGGATTCCGTGCACCCCTGGGCGGACCGGTACCGCTTCGGGACGGGCGGCGGGTGGCGGCCCCAGATCCAGCTGCACGCTCCACGTACCGCCGCCGTCCTCAACTCGGCCTTCCCGTACGGAGCCAACGACGGCGCGGTCTGGGCCGGACGCGGGCTGACCACGGCGGTGCAGGCCGGCGTCACCGCGCGGCTGGGTCCGCTCTCCCTCACGCTGGCCCCGGTCGCGTTCGTCGCGCAGAACGCCCCGTTCGACCTCGCGCCGCACGTCCTCTCCGACAGCGCCGCCTTCGCGGACTGGCGGCGCCCGACGCAGATCGACCTTCCGCAGCGCTTCGGCGAGGGGGCGTACGCGCGCGTGGACCCCGGGCAGAGCACGCTCCGGGCGGACGTGGGGATCGCCACCCTGGGGGTCTCCACCGCCAACCAGGTATGGGGTCCCGGCGGCGAGTACTCGCTGATCCTCGGCAACAACGCTCCCGGCTTCGTTCACATGTTCGCCGGCACCTCGCGGCCGGTCAACGTGGGAATCGGCCGCGTGCACGGGCGGGTCGTCTGGGCTCGGCTGGAGCAGTCTCCGTTCGCGACCACCTCGCCCGACTCCGCCACGCGCTTCGGAACCGGGCTGGTAGCGTCCTTCACCCCTCGGGGAGTCCCGGGGCTGGAGCTCGGCGCTACGCGCTTCTTCCACATGCCCTGGCCCGCGCGCGGTGTCGGCGCGCTGGAGCTCGCCAAGCCGCTGGAAACGTTCCTGAAAGTGAACCTGGCCACCGTGATCGGGAGCGACACGGTCGAGATCCCGGAGTCGGTGGTCGCCAACCAGATCGCCTCGGTGTTCGCCCGCTGGACCCTCCCGCGCAGCGGGTTCGAGGTGTACACGGAGTTCGCGACCGAGGACCACCGCCACAACCTCCGGGACCTGATCCTTGAGCCCGACCACAACGCCGCGCTCACGCTCGGCTTCCAGAAGGTCTTCTCCCGCGGAGCGGATCGCCTGCTCGCGTTGCGGGGCGAGGTCGTGAACGGAGAGCCCTCGCACCTGAAGCGGGGTCGGCGACAGGAGCCCTTCTACGTGCATGCTGCCACCCGGCAGGGGCATACCAACCGGGGACAGATCCTGGGCTCTCCCGCCGCGTATGCAGGCTCCGCGTCCACGCTGGCGGCCGACTACTACCACCCGGGAGGCCGCTGGACGTTGGCATGGCGGCGCATCCTGCGTCAGGCCGAGGGAGACTATCCGGACACGGGTATGGTGGAAAAGCCGGACGTGATGCAGGCGCTCGGTGCCGACGCCGTGCTCTTCCGCGGGCGGTGGGACCTCGCCGCCGGGGTGGAGGGGGTGTACAACTTCAACCGGAACCACGATTCCGACGTCGCCAACCTGAACGCGACCCTCGGGGTGCGGGTCAGGCTCTAG
- a CDS encoding glycosyltransferase family 9 protein, with amino-acid sequence MDPIALPPQPAPRSPLRGGYLASNPLLVGGLRAVDVLLAALPGGRDGAPLARPPRRLLLAIGGHLGDAVIASAVLPLVAAVWPETEVGVLAGSWSRPVLQGHPLVRRIHTVDHWKLIRSGTGWRDRLRRYRDTRRRALAEIEEAGYDAAVDLHPYFPNSIPLLRRAGIPVRAGFTSGGFGPLLTHAAAWTDSGGHMADHHRALLARLDPRFGRVGTLRYALPPCPEGADGGLPRGGYVVVHMGAGLPLKEWPSEKWHALVGALLAEGHTLVFTGSGAEQREQAERTIGGRAGCRNLCDRLRWDEFVGAVAGARLVVSVDSVAGHLAAGSAVPAVVLFSGMNRIDQWRPLGDRVRTLTHPVPCAPCHLSRGCAEMACIRGLEVGEVLEAVRAELRAPLAGGAGGAAGPPGGAAAPVA; translated from the coding sequence ATGGACCCGATCGCCCTGCCTCCGCAGCCGGCCCCGCGGTCTCCGCTTCGCGGGGGCTACCTGGCGAGCAATCCGCTCCTGGTGGGGGGGCTTCGCGCCGTGGACGTGCTCCTCGCCGCGCTCCCCGGGGGGCGTGACGGAGCCCCCCTGGCCCGTCCTCCCCGCCGTCTCCTCCTCGCGATCGGCGGCCACCTCGGTGACGCGGTGATCGCCTCCGCCGTCCTTCCCCTGGTCGCCGCGGTGTGGCCGGAGACGGAGGTCGGCGTGCTCGCCGGTTCCTGGTCGCGCCCGGTGCTGCAGGGCCACCCGCTGGTCCGGCGAATCCACACCGTGGACCACTGGAAGCTGATCCGCTCCGGGACAGGGTGGAGGGACCGGCTCCGCCGGTACCGCGACACGCGCCGGCGGGCGCTGGCCGAGATCGAGGAGGCCGGCTACGACGCGGCCGTGGACCTCCACCCGTACTTCCCCAACTCGATTCCGCTTCTCCGGCGGGCGGGGATCCCGGTCCGGGCGGGGTTCACCAGCGGCGGCTTCGGTCCGCTCCTGACGCACGCCGCCGCCTGGACCGACTCGGGCGGCCACATGGCGGATCACCACCGCGCGCTCCTGGCGCGGCTGGACCCGCGCTTCGGCCGGGTGGGGACGCTGCGCTACGCGCTCCCGCCGTGCCCCGAAGGCGCGGACGGCGGCCTGCCCCGCGGTGGCTACGTCGTGGTCCACATGGGTGCGGGACTGCCGCTCAAGGAGTGGCCGTCGGAGAAGTGGCACGCGCTCGTGGGGGCGCTCCTGGCGGAGGGGCACACGCTGGTGTTCACCGGGAGCGGTGCGGAGCAGCGGGAGCAGGCCGAGCGGACGATCGGCGGCCGGGCGGGGTGCCGCAACCTGTGCGACCGCCTCCGCTGGGACGAGTTCGTCGGCGCGGTGGCCGGCGCCCGCCTGGTGGTCTCGGTGGACTCGGTGGCGGGGCACCTCGCCGCCGGCTCCGCGGTCCCGGCGGTCGTGCTCTTCTCCGGGATGAACCGGATCGACCAGTGGCGGCCCCTCGGGGACCGGGTGCGCACCCTCACGCACCCCGTCCCGTGTGCGCCGTGCCATCTCAGCCGCGGATGCGCGGAGATGGCGTGCATCCGCGGCCTGGAGGTAGGGGAGGTGCTGGAGGCGGTCAGGGCGGAGCTCCGCGCCCCCCTGGCCGGCGGCGCGGGGGGCGCGGCGGGGCCACCCGGGGGTGCCGCCGCGCCGGTGGCTTGA
- a CDS encoding capsule assembly Wzi family protein, translated as MLPIPTGARFRARALALALPALAASGLQAQEPDTVSAAGELTRLPTLGSPVEDRLRVLQLLGRASTDGYLIRSPSSQLPSLAGEGMVRWAPLAPEVRAAWNAALPFSLNDGALWAGRGMNAQATVGAMLQAGPVSLVLAPQLVYSQNLDFQTIPSDSMDRSAFAARWYVGTSSADVPLRFGNVPVLRLLPGQSTLSVRYGALAAGASTENQWWGPGIRNGIVMSNNAEGFPHLFLRTAAPLRTRLGAFEAKWIIGGLSESLYFDTVSTNNSRSLSGFTATYRPAAVPDLTLGLARVLYAGPMNVERVPLHVADAFIRWEAPQEPVRTAAPGDTTGRDTTFVWPSGSGREQMFSLFGRWVFPRDGFEIYGEWARTLLPTSLVDLLNAPNHTQGYTLGVQWARPVRRGDLFRLQTEVTYLEESATFDQRPVEGFYVSRSIPQGYTHLGKVIGAAVGPGGSGQWLAGDYLAGGWRLGAFGGRIRWNNDVYYDRPGGAYVAHDVSLFGGIRGGVRIWSMYLDVEYAGEQRYNYLFQNPETEVDGFEAVDKWNRSLRIMVTPR; from the coding sequence ATGCTTCCGATACCGACCGGAGCCCGCTTTCGGGCCCGCGCGCTCGCCCTCGCGCTGCCGGCCCTCGCCGCCTCGGGTCTCCAGGCGCAGGAGCCGGACACCGTCTCTGCCGCCGGAGAGTTGACGCGCCTCCCCACCCTGGGGTCACCGGTCGAAGACCGGCTCCGGGTGCTCCAGCTGCTCGGGCGCGCGTCCACCGACGGGTACCTGATCCGCTCCCCCTCGTCGCAGCTGCCGTCGCTCGCCGGGGAGGGAATGGTCCGCTGGGCCCCGCTCGCCCCGGAGGTGCGCGCGGCCTGGAACGCTGCCCTGCCCTTCTCGCTGAACGACGGCGCCCTCTGGGCGGGCCGGGGGATGAACGCCCAGGCCACCGTGGGGGCGATGCTGCAGGCGGGCCCGGTCTCGCTCGTCCTGGCACCGCAGCTCGTCTACTCGCAGAACCTGGACTTCCAGACGATCCCGTCGGACAGCATGGACCGGAGCGCCTTCGCGGCCCGGTGGTACGTGGGCACATCCTCCGCCGACGTGCCCCTCCGCTTCGGCAACGTCCCCGTCCTCCGGCTGCTTCCCGGGCAGAGCACCCTCTCCGTGCGCTACGGTGCGCTGGCGGCCGGCGCCTCCACCGAGAACCAGTGGTGGGGTCCCGGGATCCGCAACGGGATCGTGATGAGCAATAACGCCGAGGGGTTCCCGCACCTGTTCCTCCGCACGGCCGCGCCCCTCCGCACTCGGCTGGGGGCGTTCGAGGCGAAGTGGATCATCGGCGGGCTCTCGGAGTCGCTCTACTTCGACACCGTGAGCACCAACAACAGCCGCTCCCTGAGCGGCTTCACGGCCACCTACCGCCCCGCCGCCGTTCCGGACCTCACGCTCGGTCTGGCCCGCGTCCTGTACGCCGGGCCGATGAACGTCGAGCGCGTCCCGCTGCACGTGGCCGACGCGTTCATTCGCTGGGAGGCGCCGCAGGAGCCGGTGCGCACCGCGGCCCCGGGCGACACCACCGGGCGAGACACCACGTTCGTGTGGCCGTCCGGTTCGGGGAGGGAGCAGATGTTCTCGCTGTTCGGCCGATGGGTCTTCCCTCGCGACGGATTCGAGATCTACGGCGAGTGGGCGCGGACGCTGCTCCCCACTTCGCTCGTGGACCTGCTGAACGCGCCGAACCACACGCAGGGCTACACCCTGGGCGTGCAGTGGGCGCGCCCCGTCCGGCGCGGCGACCTCTTCCGCCTGCAGACAGAGGTCACCTACCTGGAGGAAAGCGCCACCTTCGACCAGCGGCCGGTGGAGGGATTCTACGTGAGCCGCTCCATCCCGCAGGGATACACCCACCTCGGGAAGGTGATCGGCGCCGCCGTCGGGCCCGGCGGATCCGGCCAGTGGCTCGCGGGCGACTACCTCGCGGGCGGCTGGCGGCTGGGCGCCTTCGGTGGACGGATCCGCTGGAACAACGACGTCTACTACGATCGGCCCGGCGGCGCCTACGTGGCGCACGACGTTTCCCTCTTCGGCGGGATTCGCGGAGGCGTGCGCATCTGGAGCATGTACCTGGACGTGGAGTACGCGGGCGAGCAGCGGTACAACTACCTCTTCCAGAACCCGGAGACGGAGGTGGACGGCTTCGAGGCGGTGGACAAATGGAACCGGAGCCTGCGCATCATGGTGACACCCCGGTAG
- a CDS encoding flippase has product MITGRTIARQTMLNLLGLGLPVLLALVCIPFTVHGLGAERFGILAVAWTAVGYLTLFDLGLGPALTKAVAERLASGEAEEIPSIAWTGQGMLLLFGAVGGGVLALVSPLLVHRVLNIPPELEAEALSALYLIALSIPSVLGTTGLRGLLEAYQRFGAVNALRLPMGAFTYVAPLAVLPFTPDLTYVVGLLVAGRILAWVAHLVVCLRQIPELRTVPVLRAEVLAPLARFGGWVTASNISSSVMIYSDRFLIGSVLSMAAVTFYTTPYDAVTKLWLLPGAVLGALFPAFSATFVTDRERTLRLFDQAIRVLFVLLFPVTLALVVFAREGLTLWLGAGFAAESTRVMQWLAIGVFINSIGMIPGAGLQGIGRPELTGKLNLLEMPFYVALLWALLHARGIEGAAIAWVVRVAADTGILCVLVGRALPNGGAVLRRTAAMMLPGVAVLLVAMELPTMAARAIFLLGTSAVFLLVSWSRILTPTERRTVRLRVGLESDLPALNPP; this is encoded by the coding sequence ATGATCACCGGTCGGACGATTGCCCGGCAGACGATGCTCAACCTGCTGGGGCTGGGGCTTCCCGTCCTCCTGGCGCTTGTCTGCATCCCGTTCACCGTGCACGGGCTGGGTGCGGAGCGCTTCGGGATCCTGGCCGTGGCATGGACGGCGGTAGGGTACCTCACCCTGTTCGACCTGGGGCTCGGGCCGGCGCTCACCAAGGCGGTCGCGGAGCGGCTCGCGTCGGGCGAAGCGGAGGAGATCCCGTCCATCGCCTGGACGGGGCAGGGAATGCTGCTGCTCTTCGGCGCCGTCGGCGGGGGGGTCCTGGCGCTCGTCTCGCCCCTCCTCGTGCACCGGGTGCTGAACATCCCGCCCGAGCTGGAGGCGGAGGCGCTGAGCGCGCTCTACCTGATCGCTCTTTCCATCCCGTCCGTCCTGGGGACCACGGGGCTGCGGGGGCTCCTGGAGGCGTACCAGCGCTTCGGGGCGGTAAATGCCCTGCGGCTCCCCATGGGGGCGTTCACCTACGTCGCCCCGCTGGCCGTGCTCCCGTTCACTCCCGATCTCACCTACGTGGTGGGCCTGCTCGTGGCGGGCAGGATCCTGGCCTGGGTGGCGCACCTGGTCGTCTGCCTCCGCCAGATCCCGGAGCTGCGGACGGTTCCGGTGCTCCGGGCGGAGGTGCTCGCGCCGCTCGCCCGCTTCGGGGGGTGGGTGACCGCGAGCAACATCAGCAGCTCGGTGATGATCTACTCCGACCGGTTCCTGATCGGCTCGGTTCTCTCCATGGCGGCGGTCACCTTCTACACGACGCCGTACGACGCAGTGACCAAGCTCTGGCTCCTCCCCGGGGCGGTGCTCGGAGCCCTCTTCCCGGCGTTTTCCGCGACGTTCGTCACCGACAGGGAGCGGACGCTCCGGTTGTTCGACCAGGCCATCCGGGTCCTGTTCGTCCTGCTGTTCCCGGTCACGCTCGCCCTCGTCGTGTTCGCACGCGAGGGGCTCACCCTCTGGCTGGGCGCCGGCTTCGCCGCCGAGAGCACGCGGGTGATGCAGTGGCTTGCGATCGGTGTCTTCATCAACAGCATCGGGATGATCCCCGGGGCAGGGCTGCAGGGGATCGGCCGGCCGGAGCTCACCGGAAAGCTGAACCTGCTGGAGATGCCGTTCTACGTGGCGCTGCTCTGGGCACTGCTGCACGCCCGGGGGATCGAGGGCGCGGCAATCGCCTGGGTGGTGCGGGTCGCCGCCGACACCGGAATTCTCTGCGTGCTGGTGGGGCGGGCCCTCCCCAACGGAGGTGCGGTCCTCCGCCGTACGGCCGCAATGATGCTTCCTGGCGTCGCGGTGCTCCTTGTCGCGATGGAGCTTCCTACGATGGCCGCCCGGGCGATCTTCCTCCTCGGGACGTCGGCGGTCTTCCTGCTGGTGTCGTGGTCGCGGATCCTCACGCCGACCGAGCGGAGGACTGTGAGGCTTCGAGTGGGTCTCGAGTCCGACCTGCCGGCCCTCAATCCTCCCTGA